One Vespula pensylvanica isolate Volc-1 chromosome 1, ASM1446617v1, whole genome shotgun sequence genomic region harbors:
- the LOC122628408 gene encoding aprataxin — MNVHRIVNRFLLIALERIMKRNGKKNLTKAVTATLPKKNHWSLGLLDSMKDPTLKVDEDDSVVVIKDKYPKARFHYLILPKENISTVWKIQKNHENLLWHMDDVAEELIKKHSGHKFLIGYHAVPSMQRMHLHVISTDFNSPCLKTKYHWNSFTTPFFISSKELCKQLKENGELKKISSTTAQKYLNSELKCHECSVKPKNMGDLKRHLLSSHLSEKQE; from the exons ATGAACGTACATAGGATAGTAAACCGATTTCTATTGATCGCTTTGGAAAGAATAATGAAAcgtaatggaaaaaagaatttaaccAAAGCCGTAACAGCTACTTTACCAAAAAAGAATCATTGGTCGTTAGGCTTACTCGATTCTATGAAAGATCCAACTCTTAAAGTCGACGAGGACGATAGCGTAGTCGTTATCAAAGATAAATATCCAAAAGCAAGATTTCATTATCTGATTTTgccgaaagaaaatatttctacagTTTGGAAGATTCAAAAGAATCATGAGAATCTTCTATGGCATATGGACGATGTCGCGGAAGaactaattaaaaaacattcgGGGCACAAGTTCCT TATCGGGTATCATGCTGTGCCGAGTATGCAAAGAATGCATTTACATGTGATTAGTACAGATTTTAACAGTCCGtgtttaaaaacgaaatatcacTGGAACAGTTTCACAACGccattctttatctcttccaAAG aatTATGTAAACAACTCAAAGAAAACGGAGAACTCAAAAAGATAAGTTCTACGACGGCacaaaagtatttaaatagtGAATTAAAATGCCACGAGTGTTCGGTAAAGCCAAAAAATATGGGCGACTTGAAAAGACATCTACTCTCGTCGCATTTGTCAGAAAAGCAGGAATGA